In Sander vitreus isolate 19-12246 chromosome 4, sanVit1, whole genome shotgun sequence, the genomic stretch CAACTGACCAACTGAAGGGCAAGCAGAGTGAGCTTCTGGCAGGACGTCAACGGACACCTGTAGTGATAAAGTTGTGAGACTAAGGTAAGGACGCTTACTTACACTTCTACATAGTTTTACTGTCTGAAGTAGGCTTTGGAAATATTAGAATAAATATTACAATGAATGTTGTTGGAGACCTGAAGAtttgatattttaataattgataTTTTAGTTCAGCAGTTTAACATTTGTCATAAGAACTCCATGTATCTTTAATTATCACAGCATAGCATTGGGGAAAACTGTCTATTTAAAAGGCAATAAATGATTAAAGTCCCTGAAATGATAGCCCATGTAACAATGTTGTTCTAAATGCAATAACATGTTTAGCTGATTTGTGGCaagcattttacatttttacttgtCAAATTCACTGTTAGCAAACTTgcaggaaaatatttcagtctaaaTGTTAAAACTCATAGCATTATTGTATTTTAGCGGTGACAGACACCTCTACTCTATTTACAGTATGGTCTAGTCTGTTGAGTTTTTATTGCAGGAAAAGCTAAATCAAGGATGCCTTTTCAGTTCAATCTTTCTGCTACACAAAAACTATATTCCACATTTGAATGATGGAAAATATAATATGGTATTTAAACGCTTTGCAATTTGATTTTTCTAAGTTAAATACCAAAGGATCAAAGATAATAGCCTCTTATAGTCAGAGCCAATGGAGTGTCCATCTTTGCCTTCAGGTGAGAATACCATGTGTGTGTCTCGACTGGTTTTGCTGCTTGGGCTGCTGCTATGTGTGGGGGCTCAGCTGTCCAACGCCCAGCACTGGTCCCACGGTTGGTACCCTGGAGGCAAGAGAGAGCTGGACTCTTTCGGCACGTCAGAGGTCAGGATCAGTTTTCTCATTCAGTGAACATTTCCTGTTAAGACTGAAGCTATTCTTTACATCTTTACTATTCTCTCATATTCTGgatctcactctctctgtttcttaGATTTCAGAGGAGATTAAGCTGTGTGAGGCAGGAGAATGCAGCTACTTGAGACCCCAGAGGAGGAGTATTCTGAGAAACATTATTGTAAGTGAACTAATGGTACCCTATCCAGTGCTGCATGGATGCAGGTtgtataaataaaagtaatttgaGCTGCCTAATGTCCTACTGTAATCAAAGGGGTGTGTTAACCAGTTGTGGTAAAGAGGTAATTAGCTGATCAATAGCTAATGTGTTATTCACCAAActagtgcagagagagagagagagagagagagagagagagagagagagagagagagagagagagagcgagatggTGTCTCCTGTCGTATGATCGTTAACAAATTTTAATTTCAGCAGATCTGAGGcgtatttcacattttagctgccaaagctccgctgcttTCTTCAACCCTCTCTGTGTCTGGTCCTGCGCTCactcagtgtgcagtgtgagagAGGGAGTGGCCAGGagctagagcggcaaaagccaatgtgtgcttcttttaccaatatatatttaccaatatattttgcatttctaatccaaacaacgtcaaacttggcaccgcacttactcgtgcccgtagcaagacacttgtcaagtttgaaatccatcggactaacggttcgagagatatgcgcataacacacacacagacaaacagacagacagacgttcctgcaatttatagatagatataaaatCCATGTCAATATAATTTCTTTGATCAATACATGATCGATGTTTTTTGTATACAAATTTGGAACAAGATAATATAATCAGATCATCTACTCTACAGTACAGGGAATCTTGATCTGTTTTGTCTTTACAAGAATGTgtcttcacacaaacacatacaaagtTGTACTATAGCTATTTATTAAGTGTATAGTGTATCTGACTCTCATGTATCACTCTTCACAGTTGGATGCTTTAGCCAGAGAGCTCCAGAAGAGAAAGTGACAGCTTTCCACTCTACACTGCTTTTCTACCTGGTGACCTTCTTCTTCAGTGTCCTTTTCTTGACGTGAAACAGCTTTATGTTGATCATCTGACCTCTTCTATTTGTTATGTTTGTCAGTAAAGTTGTTTTCCACCATACATTGATTTCCCCTGTGGCAAACAAATGTTGACATTGTAATGTCCCAAAATAAAGTATCTATTTTGATATgaacttttttcatttttttctgtccaaGATTATCTATATGTGTATGGTAAAAAACAttagatgttaaaaaaaatcatgaatttCATTTAGATGTTTTAGTTTCAGGATCCTTGTATGCTGGCTCAGTGTCTTGGTTTACCAGGACACTTTAATAGAACAAAAAAGGCATATTGACTAAAAACTCAATTGAAagaaaagggattttttttattatagttttaattgtaaaagtatttttatcaaataggctatattttgataatttttcaattagtttttttcatGGGTATACCGTAGGctacattaaataaaacaacatttaagaTTGTTAAATGATTAAATACATATATTAGCCCAGTGGTTTTATAGGCTAAAAATTTAAATTATACTTTTCTAAGGATTATTCCAGTGACTGTAAAAAGAAGATTATCCATAGATTTATAATACATTCATGCAGGCAGGATTTTCCTTCACAGCAAACACAGAGCCAACACCAACGTGACGTCACGGCGCAAGAACCAAACTGCTAGGGCAAAACATGGACGGCAAAAGTGTCTGTACTCCGCTGCTTGCGGAGTCAGAAGCTCAAAATAACACTACTAGTACCCCTAACGCGGCTTCTGTCACAGATGCTGACAAAGTAATAAACACTAAAATAGATAGTACCCAGGTTAAAGGTGAGTTTTGTCTAGAACGTGAAAATGCAGCTGTGTAGTGTCCTCTAATGCCGAGCCAACGTTAGCTTTTTAGCTAACTGGCTAGCCAGCTCGACAATCGAGTGAGCTGATTTAGCTTCTTAGCTAAATGCGCTAATGTCAACTATATAACGTTAGCTGTAACCTTAGGAGTTTGGCTCACTGTTTTAAACCGGTTCGTGCGTACATGACTCGTAAAAGCTATCGCCCACGAAATCCTTAGACCACCCTAATAGTGAAACCATACAAGTCAAGAGGTTGCTCGTCTTCCGAGGTCCGGAAATAGTTGGCCAGTTGCTAGCTAACTGTCTTGCGAACTAGTGTATGCAAACTCAGCCCCAACCCAAGCAAACTTTTGGTTTAAATTAACGCCAGTCTCACATACCAGTGGTTAAGGTTAGCTAGCTGGTTGGGCAGCTAGCATGTTTTGGTACCGGAGGCCACCCAATAACTAGCTTTACCATTGGGTATGAGTGACACTGAATTGGATCATCTCTCTGGCAACAGCTGGTAACTTAACTTGAATTGGTCAAAGCAATGGACTGCAATAGACAAGCTTTTGGCAAAATGtagtaaaaatatataatattctcAGGTTGGTGGTGAGTTTGAAGGATCTCAGACTGACGTTAAAATGGCCATCTGCCCCGCACTTGGTCTCGCTTACCAGTAGAATACTAAAACTCTCAAAATAAGGGTGTGAATAGAAAAAATCTCCTATTCAAACATGTTACGTTGAGATACAGTACCCACAATCTCTGTTCTCTTGATAACTGCTACTGTGATTATCATTTTTggtaagtacagtatttgaaaTGTATCCGCAGACATGAATATTTCGGGCTGTAACGTTAGATATCAAAGTGTGCATTATTGTCCTCATGGCAGTGCTTAGTTTATTTGAGCTAGATATattttacataggctacagaGGGAAATGCTGTATTTTAGTGCATAATTGTTGTACTGCATTACATTGGAGAAAGTTACAATTCTGCCATCACACTAGTATTGGGACTCAagatattttgaaaatattccaTAGCTCTTTATTCCAATGCCTTATTTTTCATAACCTCAGTTTCACACTAGATAGGAATGGTCATTTTCAGTGTTGATTAATATAACCGTAGTTTTTAATTGGTCAGTGATTTATTCAGTGAAAATTTTTATAATATGTAATGTACAattatattgtgtatataaaacaaaagcaaGCACATCTTtcatttgagacaaaaaaaaatatttttttactgaaTATATTAGTGTAAGGTAATTGGTTTAAAATcagtatttttttatgactatttGAGTAATCGACTGATTATTTCAGCTCTATTTACAAATTTTCAGTCACCACCAGTCATGTCCTATGATTAGCTCAATGCAGCCTATCGTGTGGAACCATACAAATTATGAAGATGTATTAATAATTGGCAGCAAGCATGTAAACAAATTAAGTTTCACAGTAACAGCTCAGTTCCTATGTattgatttcattttaatataatatCTAAACATGAAAATTCACAAACAGCACAGTTTTGGAAAGATAGCCAGACTTGAGCTATTATAAATAATACTCATCCATAGTGTTGTTGCAAGACTTAGTTTCAAGTGAAAATTAGCAGAGCACGATATACTTTATTGATGCGATCATGGCAAAGCGGCTGACCTCTTcctgcatgaaaaaaaagaaagaatatttATCAGACATTGACTAAGTATAATTAATTCACTCAAGCATGAAACCACGGTTTTCTCATATGTTAGCAATATGCTACAAGTGTGGTTTTGTTGTATCGTACTGTAGGACAAGTGTTGAGTTGGAATAATAGTAGCAATTTTTATGGCAATTTAGGAATTTTAATGATGGAAGGAACTAGTTTACTGCTGTCCCAAATAACCCTTTtgataaatatatgtatatataatgttataCAATGGATAACATCTTGCTTTAAATATGGTCCTAGGGGATGGGTGCATCTCTTTCTTGATGTTGTCATGTGCAGAATTCCTGATTTTGAATGTTGAATGAGACCTTTCTCACATTCAGACAATGAAAATTGTAGGAATTAGCATTTCATTCTGCAGCTTTTAATTTTTCAAGAGCACCAGTCTGATTTTTAAGTAGTTTAACTATATGTTATCTAATATAGGTTTGCATTATATAGAAGTGTGTGaacaatgaatgaattaataacTGTAATATATGTTGATTTATATAGCCTGTTGTTTGTTCATCATGCTCAAATAATCTTCCATTTTATTCTGGCTCTGTTGTAACGGTGACAGTATATTCTGCCACACAGGAGACACGAGTGAAGAGGAGCTACTAAAGGCTCTCCTCACCGACGACTACTGCCATGTGTGTGAGGCTGTGCTGCTTTTTGAATCTCAGCGGCTGTCCCACTATGAGGTGTGTGCTACTTTCCAGGCGTTAGTCATGGAACTGCGGTTCAGTTTTATTGCCCTCACAAGGTCGGAGCCTTTGTAATAATGTCTCCCGTATCCCCGACTGCAGGGGAAAAAACACGCTCAGAGACTCAAGGTGTACCTGCAGGCCAAGAGAGGCGAAAAGATGAACAAGGAGTCCACAGCACCCCAGGTTAGCACTCATTTAGACATTTTACACTTCACATGTAGGTGCAATCTTTAATCTGTAACGTTAAACAATGTTAGAAGAATCAACATAAACCATAATGCTGCAATCATTTCATGGTAAGCATTTTAATAAGGGCCGTAACTTTAGTGATATTCTTCTTTATTAATTATGATCACATAAGAGAGAGGTGCACAGAGAAGATCTAAGGGATCTTCTAAGACATCGCTATTGTGCTCtagtcattgttttgttttcagtttacaTACTTTGTCAGCAAGCATACGTCTGTCTCTTGACAAGTCGTGTGGCTGTTTTTTGCAGCGGACCATGACTACTAATAAGGACCATTTCTGTGAGCTGTGTAACATGGTGTTTAGTTCCCACGTGGTGTCAAGATCACACTATGAAGGCAAAGTCCATGCAAAAAATCTGCGTAAACAAGGCATTCAGCCCCCAGGCAAGTGTGGGTTGTGTGATGAAAACATATTGTAGTGATCTGAATTTCAATATTTACATGTCAAAAGTAAATTCTGTTGACAGTATGATTTAACTCTCTGCTCAAGTTTGCTCAAATTAACTGAAATTGATGATTTCTTGTTGCAGTTATAGACAGGTACACGGAGGTGCGTACTTTACCAAGTCTGACTCGGGATCCTGATGATGCTGACCAGAAATCAGCCCCAAAAGGTAGCATGGAGCATCTTCTGGACCCAACAGCCACCACAACTACCCCCAGCACAGAGGTTGATCTGAAGGACCCTAACAAGTACTGTGCCCTGTGCGCTGCTTCCTTCAACAATCCCCAAATGGCTTTGCAGCACTACAATGGACGCAAACACCAGAGGAATCAGGCTAGACAGGAGCTGCTCAAAGAGCTCGGAGACGATGTCCAACAAGGTAACACGCTCCTGGCTATCCGCAAAGCAGTAATAATACAAAGGGCATCAGACCCCAGGAGTCCGACGCAGTGCGCATTCCACATAAAACACCACATTACATCACTTCCAACAAGCTACACAGAGAACAGTGAGGGCAAAACAACATCATGCAACTGTTTTACCCGAATATTCTCTGGtccagctcagctaaaaacacaacacagaatcTGTCAGCACATTAGCGTGTTGTTCGTTACAGAGCCTGTTTGTAACCGTTAGGTTAGTACAGTTAGGCTACCGACAACGTTATCTTCGTGTCACCTGttcaggtgattggatgaaccatctgtctatcacgacCGCCGTTGTTGTTTTTGATGAAAAAATGTTGTCACACATACACCTCAACCACGGccggacgctgattggttcgtTCTGCTGCTGTTCcgacacaaacgcattacttgaagcctttCAAGATGGATtttttgtgtgatatgtgatccgcGATTCTCGCTTGATCTCGTGATATTGtaagaatccagctgccgtgcaaggtaaatGGCTATATGTCAGTGTCCTTCAATCTATCTGAGAAGCAAGGAGACAAATAAAATCATCAGAAGCTGACAACAGCATGACAGCCTGATGCTAGCACATaataaagtggctatatgtaactttcagtttgtgttgattctagcgaccactttggaccaaagtggtagtgtttttaccacacctgctgtcgtaaagtttttttttttacggtgctgtattatccactgtatattactgagttagcgttacgaggaggtcatatagtcgcgatgaatgttttgctcagacagaaaatcattcatttataaTACGAGAATACGTTACAGAAGCATCGTTGCATtccaagtgttgcatacggtaacttagcttggatgtatcgtgagctaaaccgggtatccctgtcactgtgtcacgagtcaaaacatttttttttgagtttgttgcaaccaacataataataacttagattaatatagcgtgtttcatgaaacccacggacgctttacacaagtacagggggacaagggaaaagaaaatagtaggccaacacaaacacaaactaaaaggaCTAAAACGTCCACGCTATGGAAGAGGAACAtaatttaatgtcggctactgagGTACAACCTCATCGCGCAATCTAATGTTATTTTaagaatgaaatagacatattgcATACCTGAGGACCAATTCGGGGTCagttttgaataatttacaatcccgtaattgtctccatctgttaaaaAGTCAGACCGAGTGTGACTCGGATTTTGCCCGTCATCTTTTACTTTCcgttagcttttagttgttcttcatttaatttccttctcTTTGTGATGGCTCTGCCCCactatcagccataactacagcagataacttctaaagtGCAATTAGAATaccattaggcctatataaagaaatctacTGCTAccctttacctggctggatacactaacacaggcttttccggtgttatgccgaaatctgtgacccatcagaatgtgtgatCTGTAGCGctgtctacctgccgtaaataataataataataataataataataatagtttgcTCATTGATGTTGTCTTACCTCCTTTCCCACCTCTATGTTGTTTACAGCCAACTCCCTGATGTGTCAGATGTGTAGCGTGCAATTTAATTCTGTGCAGATGTACCAGGCCCACATGCAGGGAAACAAACACCAGATTAGGTAAGATCAAGAATTTCCTGACAAACACTTCATGTCCACTGTCATTGTGTCATCATTTATACTGCGCTTAAAATGTAATCACTGCTATACTGTACTTCAACTAGTTTTTCTAGATCTTTGGCAAAATGAAAGCGCTATTAAGTGACTTCTTTGATACTTACACCAACTGAATAGCAACCTAATTCCTGTTTACGTGTTCTTGACCAGGGAGAAGAAGGTTGTTGACCTGTGCAAATCCCAACAAAAAGACTACAACACGTTTGCAGATGAACTGGCAGATTACATTCAGGTTCAGAAGGTGCGTGGAATCATCCCCAAGGCCAGTCAAGTCCTCCCTCTGGCTGACACTCAAaaagaggatgaagaagaagaagaagaagaagaagaggaagcatTAAACAAGGGGGATATCATACAACTGAACAAACCTATGCCCAACCTCCCTCCCACCTCTAACCCTTCTCATCACCCCCGCCCCGGTTGTTACTATCCAGTTGAAGGGTGGCGTCCTCCATATGAGGGCCCTGCCTGGCCGTCCCGTGGCTGGGATTACAACTGCCCTCCTCCAGTCCTCCCAGGCTCAGACTCTCCACTGTTCACTAGTCGGCCCACAAAGAGAAGGAGGCACAGGAAGCAGTCAAGCTCCTCCTCGTATACTACTTCATCATCTTACTCCTCCTCCTATAGCAGCAGCACAAGTGACAGTGACGACAGTGAATACAGACGCAGAGGAAAGAGACGGATTAGAAGATCCAGGAGGGAAAGAGACAGGAGGGCAAGACATGAGGACTCAGacaaggaggagaagaggaggaagcggCGGAGGAGGGAAAGAGATAATGactcagaggagaggagaagagaggaatcTGGAGAGTCGGagcaagagaggaggagaaaaaagcgAAAAAATCAC encodes the following:
- the gnrh2 gene encoding progonadoliberin-2, producing the protein MCVSRLVLLLGLLLCVGAQLSNAQHWSHGWYPGGKRELDSFGTSEISEEIKLCEAGECSYLRPQRRSILRNIILDALARELQKRK
- the zmat1 gene encoding zinc finger matrin-type protein 1 isoform X1, with the protein product MDGKSVCTPLLAESEAQNNTTSTPNAASVTDADKVINTKIDSTQVKGDTSEEELLKALLTDDYCHVCEAVLLFESQRLSHYEGKKHAQRLKVYLQAKRGEKMNKESTAPQRTMTTNKDHFCELCNMVFSSHVVSRSHYEGKVHAKNLRKQGIQPPVIDRYTEVRTLPSLTRDPDDADQKSAPKGSMEHLLDPTATTTTPSTEVDLKDPNKYCALCAASFNNPQMALQHYNGRKHQRNQARQELLKELGDDVQQANSLMCQMCSVQFNSVQMYQAHMQGNKHQIREKKVVDLCKSQQKDYNTFADELADYIQVQKVRGIIPKASQVLPLADTQKEDEEEEEEEEEEALNKGDIIQLNKPMPNLPPTSNPSHHPRPGCYYPVEGWRPPYEGPAWPSRGWDYNCPPPVLPGSDSPLFTSRPTKRRRHRKQSSSSSYTTSSSYSSSYSSSTSDSDDSEYRRRGKRRIRRSRRERDRRARHEDSDKEEKRRKRRRRERDNDSEERRREESGESEQERRRKKRKNHGERRRREKKSREEDSEAEGGERVMDNSMPEDMMGNRKETDLRIQAEMNVEHGEDGQDKPAKPKYRKEKKKTKEKVDTRTEEEKLWDDSILGC
- the zmat1 gene encoding zinc finger matrin-type protein 1 isoform X2 — protein: MNKESTAPQRTMTTNKDHFCELCNMVFSSHVVSRSHYEGKVHAKNLRKQGIQPPVIDRYTEVRTLPSLTRDPDDADQKSAPKGSMEHLLDPTATTTTPSTEVDLKDPNKYCALCAASFNNPQMALQHYNGRKHQRNQARQELLKELGDDVQQANSLMCQMCSVQFNSVQMYQAHMQGNKHQIREKKVVDLCKSQQKDYNTFADELADYIQVQKVRGIIPKASQVLPLADTQKEDEEEEEEEEEEALNKGDIIQLNKPMPNLPPTSNPSHHPRPGCYYPVEGWRPPYEGPAWPSRGWDYNCPPPVLPGSDSPLFTSRPTKRRRHRKQSSSSSYTTSSSYSSSYSSSTSDSDDSEYRRRGKRRIRRSRRERDRRARHEDSDKEEKRRKRRRRERDNDSEERRREESGESEQERRRKKRKNHGERRRREKKSREEDSEAEGGERVMDNSMPEDMMGNRKETDLRIQAEMNVEHGEDGQDKPAKPKYRKEKKKTKEKVDTRTEEEKLWDDSILGC